The following coding sequences are from one Balneolales bacterium ANBcel1 window:
- the ilvD gene encoding dihydroxy-acid dehydratase, whose translation MALNKYSSRLTQVRSQVGSQAMLYATGLKEEDFDKPQIGIASMGWDGNPCNMHLNELAELVKSGVIAESMIGYIFHTIGVSDGISMGTTGMKYSLQSRDIIADSIETVVAAQWYDGVVALPGCDKNMPGSVMAMARLNRPAIMLYGGTIRPGNFHSSKLDIVSAFEAWGQYVTKKINDEELDNVLKHACPGAGACGGMYTANTMASAIETIGMSLPYSSSIPATSDDKREECERIGAAMKILLERDITPDKILTRKSFENAITVVIALGGSTNAVLHLLAMAHSAGVELSIDDFQRISDKTPFLADLKPSGKFVMEDLYDIGGVPAVQKLLIKEGFLHGDCLTVTGKTLEENLEELPGLSEGQTVIAPVSAPIKKTGHLSILYGNLAQEGSVAKITGKEGTEFTGTARAFDSEEECLEGISKGKVGAGDVVIIRYEGPKGGPGMREMLSVTSAIMGAGLGNDVALITDGRFSGGTHGFVVGHVTPEAQAGGTIALVRDGDTITIDAARNRLEVDLDETELERRRAEWKAPELKATRGTLVKYLRNVSSASKGCVTDG comes from the coding sequence ATGGCATTGAACAAATACAGCAGCAGACTGACCCAGGTGCGCTCCCAGGTGGGATCACAGGCCATGCTTTACGCAACAGGACTCAAGGAAGAGGATTTTGATAAACCCCAGATTGGAATCGCGAGCATGGGCTGGGACGGTAATCCCTGCAACATGCACCTGAACGAACTGGCGGAGCTGGTCAAGAGCGGAGTCATCGCCGAATCCATGATCGGATACATCTTCCATACGATCGGGGTCAGTGACGGAATCTCCATGGGTACCACCGGTATGAAGTACTCGCTTCAGTCACGGGATATCATCGCCGACTCCATCGAAACCGTGGTAGCCGCCCAGTGGTACGACGGTGTGGTGGCTCTTCCGGGATGCGACAAGAACATGCCCGGCTCGGTCATGGCCATGGCCCGTCTCAATCGCCCTGCAATAATGCTGTATGGCGGGACCATCCGTCCCGGAAATTTTCACAGCAGCAAACTGGATATTGTCTCGGCTTTTGAGGCCTGGGGACAATATGTGACCAAAAAAATCAACGACGAGGAGCTGGACAATGTATTGAAGCACGCCTGTCCGGGCGCCGGAGCCTGCGGAGGCATGTACACCGCCAATACCATGGCCTCGGCCATCGAAACCATCGGCATGAGTCTGCCCTACAGCTCCTCCATCCCGGCTACCTCCGACGACAAGCGCGAGGAGTGCGAGCGTATAGGCGCCGCCATGAAGATCCTGCTGGAGCGCGACATCACCCCCGACAAAATCCTCACCCGAAAATCATTCGAGAACGCCATTACCGTGGTGATAGCGCTCGGCGGCTCCACCAACGCAGTGCTCCATCTGCTCGCCATGGCCCATTCGGCCGGGGTGGAACTGTCCATTGACGATTTCCAGCGAATTTCCGACAAAACCCCGTTCCTGGCCGACCTCAAGCCGAGCGGCAAGTTTGTGATGGAAGACCTCTACGATATCGGCGGGGTTCCGGCGGTGCAGAAGCTTCTGATTAAAGAGGGTTTTCTGCATGGTGACTGCCTCACGGTAACCGGCAAAACCCTGGAAGAGAATCTGGAAGAACTGCCCGGGCTGTCGGAGGGCCAGACCGTCATCGCGCCCGTATCCGCACCGATCAAAAAAACCGGTCACCTCTCCATATTATATGGCAACCTGGCGCAGGAGGGGTCTGTCGCGAAAATCACCGGGAAGGAAGGCACCGAGTTTACCGGTACCGCCCGTGCGTTCGACTCCGAGGAGGAGTGTCTGGAGGGGATATCGAAAGGGAAAGTCGGAGCCGGTGATGTGGTGATCATCCGGTATGAGGGTCCGAAGGGCGGACCCGGGATGCGCGAAATGCTTTCGGTGACTTCGGCTATCATGGGCGCCGGTCTCGGCAATGACGTCGCTCTCATCACCGATGGACGATTTTCGGGTGGTACGCACGGCTTTGTCGTGGGCCATGTTACACCGGAAGCGCAGGCAGGCGGAACCATAGCGCTGGTACGGGACGGCGACACCATCACCATTGATGCCGCCCGAAACCGGCTGGAGGTGGATCTCGACGAGACCGAACTGGAACGGCGGCGTGCCGAATGGAAGGCGCCGGAGTTAAAGGCCACCCGCGGCACCCTGGTGAAGTATCTGCGAAATGTGTCGTCCGCTTCGAAAGGGTGCGTAACCGACGGCTGA
- the ilvB gene encoding biosynthetic-type acetolactate synthase large subunit has translation MKQSHTTQTATEAATSRQASGSESGKQNQQTAPFVKKEMNGGEILIQSLLDQGVDTIFGYPGGVVLGVYDTLFNTPELRHILVRHEQAGTHAADGYARATGKPGVILATSGPGATNTVTGITTAMMDSIPMVVLTGQVASSLIGNDAFQEADIIGMTRPVTKHSFLVKDVADLADAIRDAFYIATSGRPGPVLVDLPKDMLFTKAMYEKRDPQTALRGYQPQVTGENDQIRKAAELINVANKPLLYVGGGAISSDAHKEVIELARRNNIPVTTTLMGLGAFPETDPLSVGMLGMHGTWYANMAIQNCDVLIAVGARFDDRVTGRVDGFAPHSRKIHIDIDPSCVNKNVHVEVPVIGDVKVVLNQLNKLVDGVDTTEWRATIDKWREEHPLRYEPRENEIAPQYMIQEISRVTGGEAIISTDVGQHQMWAAQYYKFNHPKSWLSSGGLGTMGFGFPAAMGAAVARPDRDVWSITGDGGFQMTAMELATVAAYNIPVKIAIMNNGYLGMVRQWQEMFYGGRYSHSFLEESNPDFVKMAESFGVTAMRAQTPDELKEVLEKAHAIKDRPVLMDIRVSQEECVYPMIPPGAAVDELVDTPYPVKPRK, from the coding sequence ATGAAACAGTCCCATACGACCCAAACAGCTACGGAAGCGGCAACCAGCCGACAGGCATCCGGTTCCGAATCCGGTAAACAGAACCAACAAACCGCACCTTTCGTAAAAAAGGAGATGAACGGTGGCGAGATTCTGATTCAGTCGCTGCTCGACCAGGGTGTGGATACCATTTTCGGTTACCCCGGAGGTGTGGTCCTGGGAGTGTACGATACTCTGTTTAATACGCCGGAGCTCCGCCATATTCTGGTGCGCCACGAGCAGGCCGGCACCCATGCCGCCGACGGCTATGCCCGTGCGACCGGCAAACCCGGGGTGATACTGGCGACATCCGGTCCCGGAGCCACGAATACGGTAACCGGCATTACCACCGCCATGATGGACTCCATACCGATGGTAGTGCTCACCGGCCAGGTGGCTTCATCGCTCATCGGAAACGATGCTTTCCAGGAAGCAGACATTATCGGGATGACACGTCCGGTCACCAAACACAGCTTTTTGGTAAAGGATGTCGCCGACCTCGCCGATGCCATCCGGGATGCCTTCTACATCGCCACTTCGGGACGGCCGGGCCCGGTACTTGTGGATCTGCCCAAGGATATGCTCTTTACAAAGGCAATGTACGAGAAGAGGGATCCGCAGACCGCACTTCGCGGATATCAGCCCCAGGTGACCGGAGAAAACGACCAGATCCGCAAGGCGGCCGAGCTGATTAATGTTGCCAACAAGCCGCTGCTGTATGTCGGCGGCGGTGCCATCTCAAGCGATGCCCACAAAGAGGTGATCGAACTCGCCCGCAGAAACAACATCCCGGTAACCACTACGCTGATGGGCCTCGGCGCGTTTCCGGAAACGGACCCGCTCTCGGTCGGCATGCTCGGCATGCACGGTACCTGGTACGCCAACATGGCCATCCAGAACTGCGATGTACTGATTGCTGTTGGAGCCCGGTTCGACGACCGGGTAACCGGCCGTGTTGACGGTTTTGCACCGCACTCCCGCAAAATCCACATCGATATCGACCCCTCCTGCGTAAATAAAAACGTGCATGTGGAGGTACCGGTAATCGGGGATGTCAAAGTGGTCCTCAATCAGCTCAATAAACTGGTGGATGGAGTTGATACCACCGAATGGCGGGCCACCATCGACAAATGGCGGGAAGAGCATCCGCTGCGCTACGAACCCAGAGAAAACGAGATCGCCCCGCAATACATGATCCAGGAGATCTCGCGGGTTACCGGCGGCGAAGCCATCATATCGACCGATGTTGGTCAGCACCAGATGTGGGCGGCGCAGTACTACAAATTCAACCATCCGAAATCCTGGTTGTCCTCCGGTGGACTCGGAACAATGGGCTTCGGCTTCCCGGCCGCCATGGGCGCCGCAGTTGCTCGGCCCGACCGCGATGTGTGGAGCATTACCGGCGACGGTGGATTCCAGATGACCGCCATGGAGCTGGCAACCGTGGCCGCGTACAATATCCCTGTCAAAATCGCCATCATGAACAACGGATACCTCGGCATGGTGCGCCAGTGGCAGGAGATGTTCTACGGCGGACGCTATTCCCACTCCTTCCTTGAGGAAAGCAATCCTGATTTTGTGAAAATGGCGGAGTCCTTTGGTGTTACGGCGATGCGGGCCCAAACTCCGGATGAACTCAAAGAGGTACTCGAAAAGGCACACGCGATCAAGGACAGGCCGGTATTAATGGATATCCGGGTATCGCAGGAGGAATGCGTCTATCCGATGATTCCCCCGGGAGCCGCGGTCGACGAGCTGGTTGATACGCCTTACCCTGTTAAACCCCGGAAATAA
- the ilvN gene encoding acetolactate synthase small subunit has translation MSEGSKKGKKHTISMMVNHNFNALARIAGLFTGRGFNIDSISIGEAEEEKMASCTITTHGDERIIDQIILQLDKLVDVVSVEDLTFLPHVERELALIKVKSSKEKQTEIIQVANVFRAKVIDISTESLTIEITGRKDKVDAAIGMFEPFGIRQVARTGTVAMKREYRPKE, from the coding sequence ATGTCCGAAGGCTCCAAAAAGGGAAAAAAACACACCATCTCGATGATGGTGAACCACAACTTCAACGCGCTGGCCCGGATCGCCGGGCTCTTCACCGGCCGCGGATTCAACATCGACAGCATTAGCATCGGCGAAGCGGAAGAAGAGAAAATGGCCAGCTGTACCATCACCACCCACGGCGATGAACGCATCATCGACCAGATCATCCTCCAGCTCGACAAGCTGGTGGATGTCGTAAGTGTCGAGGATCTCACGTTCCTGCCCCATGTGGAGCGGGAACTGGCGCTGATCAAGGTCAAATCCAGCAAGGAAAAACAGACCGAAATCATCCAGGTGGCCAACGTCTTCCGGGCCAAGGTGATCGACATCAGCACCGAAAGCCTGACCATCGAAATCACCGGCCGGAAGGACAAGGTGGACGCCGCCATCGGCATGTTCGAGCCGTTCGGCATCCGACAGGTAGCCCGAACCGGTACCGTCGCCATGAAACGGGAGTACCGGCCCAAAGAGTGA
- the ilvC gene encoding ketol-acid reductoisomerase, which translates to MKLYYDNDADLSVLKNKTVAVLGYGSQGHAHARNLHESGVSVIVGLRKGSKSWKTAESDGLTVHETAVAAEKADIVMVLLPDEKQKEVYESDIAPNLKAGNALVFAHGFNIHFSQIVPPENVGVFMVAPKGPGHLVRRVYTEGAGVPCLFAIHQDPDNTMREIALAYAKGIGGTRAGVIETTFEEETETDLFGEQAVLCGGVTELINTGFEVLVNAGYKPEIAYFECLHEMKLIVDLMYEGGIAGMYYSVSDTAEYGGMTAGPKVIDAGTRRRMEELLENIQSGKFARDWILENKAGRPSLEALRRKHDRLPIEKVGGELRNMMSWIKKD; encoded by the coding sequence ATGAAACTTTATTACGACAACGACGCCGACCTTTCCGTCCTGAAAAACAAAACCGTGGCCGTTCTCGGTTACGGCAGTCAGGGACACGCCCATGCGCGCAACCTGCACGAAAGCGGAGTTTCGGTGATCGTCGGTTTGCGAAAGGGGAGCAAATCCTGGAAAACGGCGGAATCCGACGGGCTGACCGTCCATGAAACCGCCGTGGCTGCCGAAAAGGCCGATATTGTGATGGTACTGCTGCCCGATGAAAAGCAGAAGGAGGTGTACGAATCGGATATCGCTCCGAACCTCAAGGCCGGAAACGCGCTGGTATTCGCGCATGGCTTCAACATTCATTTCAGTCAGATCGTACCGCCTGAGAATGTAGGCGTATTCATGGTAGCGCCAAAAGGACCGGGACATCTGGTGCGCCGCGTGTACACCGAGGGGGCCGGCGTACCCTGCCTGTTTGCCATCCACCAGGATCCCGACAACACCATGCGCGAAATTGCCCTGGCCTATGCCAAAGGCATCGGCGGCACCAGGGCGGGTGTTATCGAGACCACCTTCGAGGAAGAGACTGAAACGGACCTGTTCGGCGAGCAGGCGGTATTGTGCGGCGGCGTTACCGAATTGATCAATACCGGTTTTGAAGTGCTGGTGAACGCAGGCTACAAACCGGAAATCGCCTATTTCGAATGTCTGCATGAAATGAAGCTGATCGTGGACCTGATGTACGAGGGCGGTATCGCCGGCATGTACTACTCGGTGAGCGATACGGCGGAGTACGGTGGAATGACGGCCGGCCCGAAGGTGATCGATGCCGGAACCCGCCGTCGTATGGAAGAACTTCTGGAGAATATCCAGAGCGGGAAGTTTGCCCGCGACTGGATCCTGGAAAACAAGGCCGGGCGCCCCTCGCTCGAAGCGTTGCGGAGAAAGCATGATCGGCTCCCCATTGAAAAGGTCGGTGGTGAATTGCGAAACATGATGAGCTGGATCAAAAAGGACTGA
- the cimA gene encoding citramalate synthase encodes MKLRSIDLFDTTLRDGTQGEGISLSSEDKLRIARRLDKMGIDYIEGGWPGSNPKDMDFFNRARELSFGHASLVAFGSTMRRGNTPETDPNIQALVQAGTPAVSIFGKTWLFHVRQALGISEEENLELIRQSVGYMASNDKEVIYDAEHFFDGYKDNSAYALSTLEAAAASGASVLVLCDTNGGTLPQEVADIVRMIVDRFPDKTIGIHAHNDGELAVANTLAAVENGCRHVQGTINGYGERCGNVNLCSVIPNLQLKLGYECMAPEQIEKLTSLSHFVSEVANVAPFDHQPFVGKSAFAHKGGIHVSAVMKDPSTYEHIRPEQIGNKRRVLVSDLSGKSNIQFKAQELGMDLKACGDKIPEVVQALKKLENEGYQFEAAEGSLDLLIRKITGEWEDLFELRGFRVIIEKNEKGEVFSEATIRLIVNGEEEHTAADGNGPVHALDAALRKAICKFYPEVDQMQLSDYKVRVLNEKDGTQARVRVLIDSQNNNSSWGTVGVSENIIEASWQALMESMAYYLQQHKRTTENHSQL; translated from the coding sequence ATGAAACTTCGATCGATAGACCTGTTCGATACCACCTTGCGTGACGGCACCCAGGGCGAGGGCATCTCACTCTCTTCGGAGGATAAGCTGCGCATCGCCCGCCGTCTCGACAAGATGGGCATCGACTATATTGAGGGAGGATGGCCCGGCTCAAACCCGAAGGATATGGATTTCTTCAACCGGGCCCGGGAGCTGTCGTTCGGGCATGCCAGCCTGGTGGCCTTCGGCAGCACCATGCGCCGCGGCAACACCCCCGAAACGGACCCCAACATCCAGGCGCTGGTCCAGGCCGGCACCCCGGCGGTCTCGATCTTCGGCAAAACATGGCTGTTTCATGTAAGGCAGGCCCTGGGCATCTCCGAGGAAGAGAACCTGGAGCTGATCCGCCAGTCGGTCGGCTACATGGCCTCCAACGACAAGGAGGTCATCTACGACGCCGAACATTTCTTCGACGGATACAAGGACAATTCGGCCTACGCGCTGTCCACTCTTGAAGCCGCCGCAGCCTCCGGAGCGTCGGTACTGGTGCTGTGTGACACCAATGGCGGGACTCTTCCACAGGAAGTGGCCGATATTGTACGGATGATTGTCGACCGGTTCCCCGACAAGACGATCGGTATCCACGCGCACAACGACGGTGAACTGGCGGTCGCCAATACGCTGGCGGCGGTCGAAAACGGGTGCCGGCATGTGCAGGGGACCATCAACGGATACGGTGAGCGGTGCGGAAACGTAAACCTTTGCTCGGTGATTCCCAACCTTCAGCTCAAGCTCGGTTACGAGTGTATGGCACCGGAGCAGATCGAAAAACTGACCTCCCTCTCCCATTTCGTAAGCGAAGTGGCCAATGTGGCGCCCTTTGACCATCAGCCGTTTGTCGGCAAGAGCGCATTCGCCCACAAGGGCGGCATTCATGTGAGCGCGGTAATGAAGGATCCGTCCACCTACGAGCACATCCGGCCGGAACAGATCGGTAACAAACGGCGCGTGCTGGTTTCGGATCTATCTGGCAAGAGCAACATCCAGTTCAAGGCACAAGAGCTGGGAATGGATCTGAAGGCGTGCGGTGACAAAATTCCCGAGGTGGTTCAGGCTTTAAAAAAGCTGGAAAACGAAGGCTACCAGTTTGAGGCGGCCGAAGGCTCCCTCGACCTGCTGATCCGCAAGATCACCGGGGAGTGGGAAGATCTGTTCGAGCTCCGCGGCTTCCGCGTGATCATCGAAAAGAACGAGAAAGGCGAAGTTTTTTCGGAGGCGACGATCCGGCTGATTGTCAATGGTGAGGAGGAACACACCGCCGCCGACGGCAACGGCCCGGTCCACGCCCTGGATGCCGCCCTTCGCAAGGCGATTTGCAAATTCTATCCCGAAGTGGATCAGATGCAGCTCTCGGACTACAAGGTCCGGGTTCTAAACGAAAAAGACGGCACCCAGGCCAGGGTCAGGGTGCTCATCGACTCCCAGAACAACAACTCCAGCTGGGGAACGGTCGGTGTTTCGGAAAATATCATTGAGGCCAGCTGGCAGGCGTTAATGGAAAGTATGGCCTATTATCTTCAGCAACATAAACGTACCACTGAAAATCACTCACAATTATGA
- a CDS encoding 2-isopropylmalate synthase gives MKKRIQIFDTTLRDGEQAPGFSMNLEEKVRMASQLELLGPDVIEAGFPISSESDFMAVREIAKKIKSCTIAGLSRAIKGDIDRAWEAVEYAEKPRIHTFIATSDIHMKYKLKKSRQEVLDDAVWAVEYARSLSPDVEFSAEDATRTDIDFLCQIVEAAIDAGANVINIPDTVGYALPWEFGEMIRTIRQRVSNIDKAILSVHCHDDLGMGVANSLMAIRNGAQQIECTVNGIGERAGNAALEEIVMAIQTRSPEFEQETGINATEIYPTSRMLCEITGMNVQVNKAIVGNNAFSHEAGIHQDGVLKNPLTYEIMTPQSVGISSNKIVLGKHSGRRALSARLENLGYKFTKEEMNEVYEAFIRITDSKKIVEDDDLHGLGPAGISDLSNKFIKETVQEILEKK, from the coding sequence ATGAAAAAACGGATTCAGATTTTCGACACGACTCTGCGCGACGGTGAACAGGCACCCGGGTTCAGCATGAACCTGGAAGAAAAAGTTCGGATGGCGAGTCAACTCGAACTACTGGGGCCGGATGTGATTGAAGCCGGCTTCCCCATCTCTTCCGAGAGTGATTTCATGGCAGTTCGCGAAATTGCGAAGAAAATCAAAAGCTGCACCATTGCAGGACTCTCCCGTGCGATTAAAGGCGACATAGACCGCGCCTGGGAAGCGGTGGAATACGCGGAGAAACCGCGCATTCACACCTTTATCGCCACCTCCGACATCCATATGAAATACAAACTCAAAAAGTCGCGGCAGGAAGTGCTGGACGATGCGGTCTGGGCGGTGGAATACGCCCGCAGCCTTTCGCCCGATGTTGAGTTTTCGGCCGAAGATGCCACCCGCACCGACATCGACTTCCTCTGTCAGATTGTGGAGGCGGCCATCGATGCCGGCGCCAACGTCATCAACATCCCCGACACGGTGGGGTATGCCCTCCCCTGGGAGTTTGGCGAGATGATCCGCACGATTCGGCAGCGTGTATCCAATATCGACAAGGCCATTCTGAGTGTGCATTGCCACGACGATCTCGGCATGGGTGTCGCAAACTCCCTGATGGCCATTCGAAACGGGGCGCAGCAAATCGAGTGCACTGTGAACGGTATCGGCGAACGGGCCGGCAACGCCGCACTTGAGGAAATTGTAATGGCGATCCAGACCCGGAGTCCCGAGTTTGAGCAGGAGACCGGCATCAACGCGACCGAAATCTACCCCACCAGCCGTATGCTCTGCGAAATCACAGGCATGAACGTGCAGGTGAACAAGGCGATTGTCGGAAACAACGCCTTTTCGCACGAGGCGGGAATCCATCAGGACGGCGTGCTTAAAAACCCGCTCACCTACGAGATCATGACACCGCAGTCGGTAGGTATCTCATCCAACAAGATTGTGCTGGGCAAACACTCCGGGCGACGCGCCCTGAGCGCCCGCCTGGAAAACCTGGGCTACAAGTTCACAAAGGAGGAGATGAACGAGGTGTACGAAGCGTTCATCCGGATCACCGACAGCAAAAAGATTGTCGAGGACGATGACCTTCACGGACTCGGTCCCGCCGGAATTTCCGATCTCAGTAACAAGTTTATCAAGGAGACCGTGCAGGAAATCCTTGAAAAGAAATAG